From a single Salmo salar chromosome ssa22, Ssal_v3.1, whole genome shotgun sequence genomic region:
- the LOC106583342 gene encoding LETM1 domain-containing protein 1 isoform X3 has product MALCKRGVQCCVTTIIRCSYPFQGIATVSTYTPILAYSRLSVLSCRHYSLSQGRLGIFQRASEKYEKFLEHRFPRLYILYTTFVKGFRLMVHDVRETKRIRMKMLTQDVSLKELPYREMETIILFRKDMIKAIPLVIISIPPFAIILVFTLMCLFPRQLLIRHLWTPQQQQDFQRLYHEQRCRHRENILKGVAWSIPHIKEWTLRSHLLTLISKVQSGSHPSVKDISAVRGVFSGQPLGLTGMDSVHMACYLRGLNPSSLTTSQCREWLLQWLQLSTQLTESETSLLLHNMVLLSVNYPSS; this is encoded by the exons ATGGCGCTGTGCAAGAGAGGGGTCCAATGCTGTGTTACAACGATAATACGATGCAGTTATCCATTTCAAGGGATCGCAACCGTGTCGACATACACTCCAATATTAGCCTACTCAAGACTAAG tgtattatcttgCAGGCACTACTCGTTATCTCAGGGCAGACTAGGCATATTTCAGAGAGCCAGTGAGAAGTATGAGAAATTCCTTGAACATCGATTCCCCCGCCTCTACATCCTTTATACCACCTTTGTGAAAG GATTTCGGCTCATGGTACACGATGTGAGGGAAACGAAGAGGATAAGGATGAAAATGCTCACTCAAGATGTTTCACTCAAAGAGCTGCCCTACCGTGAGATGGAGACCATCATTCTG TTTCGCAAAGACATGATAAAAGCCATTCCCCTGGTGATAATATCTATCCCGCCTTTTGCCATCATTTTGGTTTTCACTCTTAT GTGCCTGTTCCCTAGGCAACTGCTGATTCGTCACCTGTGGACtccgcagcagcagcaggactTCCAGAGGTTGTACCACGAGCAGAGATGCCGACACCGTGAGAACATCCTGAAGGGTGTGGCCTGGTCAATACCTCACATCAAAGAGTGGACCCTCCGCAGCCATCTGCTTACTCTTATCAGCAAG GTGCAGAGTGGGTCTCACCCCAGTGTGAAAGACATCAGTGCAGTGAGAGGCGTGTTTTCCGGACAACCACTGGGATTAACAGGCATGGACTCTGTTCACATG GCCTGCTATCTGCGGGGTCTTAATCCCAGTAGCCTCACCACTAGCCAGTGTCGAGAGTGGCTCCTCCAGTGGCTTCAGCTGTCTACCCAGCTCACAG AATCAGAGACATCTCTTCTGCTGCACAACATGGTCCTGCTCTCAGTAAACTACCCCAGCTCCTGA
- the LOC106583342 gene encoding LETM1 domain-containing protein 1 isoform X1, protein MALCKRGVQCCVTTIIRCSYPFQGIATVSTYTPILAYSRLSVLSCRHYSLSQGRLGIFQRASEKYEKFLEHRFPRLYILYTTFVKGFRLMVHDVRETKRIRMKMLTQDVSLKELPYREMETIILFRKDMIKAIPLVIISIPPFAIILVFTLMCLFPRQLLIRHLWTPQQQQDFQRLYHEQRCRHRENILKGVAWSIPHIKEWTLRSHLLTLISKVQSGSHPSVKDISAVRGVFSGQPLGLTGMDSVHMRLLCSHLLLNPWLPGFLLRRRLRAKALDLLYLDQALDTLGQGQLTDAEIREACYLRGLNPSSLTTSQCREWLLQWLQLSTQLTESETSLLLHNMVLLSVNYPSS, encoded by the exons ATGGCGCTGTGCAAGAGAGGGGTCCAATGCTGTGTTACAACGATAATACGATGCAGTTATCCATTTCAAGGGATCGCAACCGTGTCGACATACACTCCAATATTAGCCTACTCAAGACTAAG tgtattatcttgCAGGCACTACTCGTTATCTCAGGGCAGACTAGGCATATTTCAGAGAGCCAGTGAGAAGTATGAGAAATTCCTTGAACATCGATTCCCCCGCCTCTACATCCTTTATACCACCTTTGTGAAAG GATTTCGGCTCATGGTACACGATGTGAGGGAAACGAAGAGGATAAGGATGAAAATGCTCACTCAAGATGTTTCACTCAAAGAGCTGCCCTACCGTGAGATGGAGACCATCATTCTG TTTCGCAAAGACATGATAAAAGCCATTCCCCTGGTGATAATATCTATCCCGCCTTTTGCCATCATTTTGGTTTTCACTCTTAT GTGCCTGTTCCCTAGGCAACTGCTGATTCGTCACCTGTGGACtccgcagcagcagcaggactTCCAGAGGTTGTACCACGAGCAGAGATGCCGACACCGTGAGAACATCCTGAAGGGTGTGGCCTGGTCAATACCTCACATCAAAGAGTGGACCCTCCGCAGCCATCTGCTTACTCTTATCAGCAAG GTGCAGAGTGGGTCTCACCCCAGTGTGAAAGACATCAGTGCAGTGAGAGGCGTGTTTTCCGGACAACCACTGGGATTAACAGGCATGGACTCTGTTCACATG AGGCTGCTGTGCTCCCACCTCTTGCTGAACCCCTGGCTCCCTGGGTTCCTGCTCCGGCGACGGCTGAGGGCCAAAGCCCTGGACCTGCTTTACTTGGATCAGGCTCTAGACACACTGGGACAGGGCCAACTCACTGACGCAGAGATTAGAGAG GCCTGCTATCTGCGGGGTCTTAATCCCAGTAGCCTCACCACTAGCCAGTGTCGAGAGTGGCTCCTCCAGTGGCTTCAGCTGTCTACCCAGCTCACAG AATCAGAGACATCTCTTCTGCTGCACAACATGGTCCTGCTCTCAGTAAACTACCCCAGCTCCTGA
- the LOC106583342 gene encoding LETM1 domain-containing protein 1 isoform X2, whose protein sequence is MSLTALACSLLVSTQGSFSVLSCRHYSLSQGRLGIFQRASEKYEKFLEHRFPRLYILYTTFVKGFRLMVHDVRETKRIRMKMLTQDVSLKELPYREMETIILFRKDMIKAIPLVIISIPPFAIILVFTLMCLFPRQLLIRHLWTPQQQQDFQRLYHEQRCRHRENILKGVAWSIPHIKEWTLRSHLLTLISKVQSGSHPSVKDISAVRGVFSGQPLGLTGMDSVHMRLLCSHLLLNPWLPGFLLRRRLRAKALDLLYLDQALDTLGQGQLTDAEIREACYLRGLNPSSLTTSQCREWLLQWLQLSTQLTESETSLLLHNMVLLSVNYPSS, encoded by the exons ATGTCGCTAACAGCATTGGCATGCAGCCTTCTCGTCTCAACGCAGGGCAGTTTCAG tgtattatcttgCAGGCACTACTCGTTATCTCAGGGCAGACTAGGCATATTTCAGAGAGCCAGTGAGAAGTATGAGAAATTCCTTGAACATCGATTCCCCCGCCTCTACATCCTTTATACCACCTTTGTGAAAG GATTTCGGCTCATGGTACACGATGTGAGGGAAACGAAGAGGATAAGGATGAAAATGCTCACTCAAGATGTTTCACTCAAAGAGCTGCCCTACCGTGAGATGGAGACCATCATTCTG TTTCGCAAAGACATGATAAAAGCCATTCCCCTGGTGATAATATCTATCCCGCCTTTTGCCATCATTTTGGTTTTCACTCTTAT GTGCCTGTTCCCTAGGCAACTGCTGATTCGTCACCTGTGGACtccgcagcagcagcaggactTCCAGAGGTTGTACCACGAGCAGAGATGCCGACACCGTGAGAACATCCTGAAGGGTGTGGCCTGGTCAATACCTCACATCAAAGAGTGGACCCTCCGCAGCCATCTGCTTACTCTTATCAGCAAG GTGCAGAGTGGGTCTCACCCCAGTGTGAAAGACATCAGTGCAGTGAGAGGCGTGTTTTCCGGACAACCACTGGGATTAACAGGCATGGACTCTGTTCACATG AGGCTGCTGTGCTCCCACCTCTTGCTGAACCCCTGGCTCCCTGGGTTCCTGCTCCGGCGACGGCTGAGGGCCAAAGCCCTGGACCTGCTTTACTTGGATCAGGCTCTAGACACACTGGGACAGGGCCAACTCACTGACGCAGAGATTAGAGAG GCCTGCTATCTGCGGGGTCTTAATCCCAGTAGCCTCACCACTAGCCAGTGTCGAGAGTGGCTCCTCCAGTGGCTTCAGCTGTCTACCCAGCTCACAG AATCAGAGACATCTCTTCTGCTGCACAACATGGTCCTGCTCTCAGTAAACTACCCCAGCTCCTGA